The window GAGCCCGCGACCGACCTCACCTGACCGCCGGGCGGGCGCCGGCCGTGACCCCGCGGGCGCCCGCCCCCACCACGCACACACTTCTGGAGGGGAACCGTGAACACCGCCTACTGGGCCGCCGCCGGCCTGCTCGCCCTCTTCTACCTCTACGGGGGCGGGCTGAAGCTGCTCCGGAGCCGGGAGCGGCTCCGCCCGATGATGGCGTGGGTGGACAGCACGCCGATGGCGGCCGTCCGGGCCATCGGGGCGGTCGAGGTGCTCGGCGCGGTCGGGCTGGTCCTGCCCCCGCTGACCGGGGTCGCGCCGTGGCTGGGCCTGGCCGCGGCCGTCGGGTTCGTGCTCCTGCAGACCGCCGCCACCGCCGTGCACCTGCGCCTCGGCGACCGCCGGGTCGCGCTCAACCTCACGCTCCTGGCCGTCGCGGGGGTGACCGCCTGCCTGGCGACGACCTGGCGGTGAGTGCCGGCATGCGCCCGGGCCGTCCGACCCGGCGGACCCGCGGCCGCTACGGCGTGGCCGACGGGCTGCCGGGAGCGGCCGTCCGGCCCGGGCGCATGCCGGCCTTGAGGTCGCTCATCGCCGCCCGCGCCACCTGGTCCACGGGGTCCTTCTCGCCGAAGCCGTAGTCGACCGCGCCGTCCCGGTTGCCCGCCGCGGCGAACAGCCAGCGCGGCCCGTACTTCGTCGCGCCCAGCCAGACCTCGAAGTCCTCCCCCGCGTAGGAGAACCGGACGGCGTCGGTGCCGTTCACCACCACGATCGAGCCGTCCAGGCGGTCGGCGAGTTCGTGCAGCGGTGTACGCCCCGGCACCTGGGTGCTCTCCGACTGGACGGCGAGCACCGAGGACAGCGGCCCGGTGATGACGGGCCCGTCCTGGGTGGTGAACCGGAAGCCGGGCTGCCCCGCGATGTCGATGGACCCGCCCTCCATCGAGCTGCCGAAGGCGAACGGACCGACCGCGAAGGTGCCCGGCTTCACCCCGTGCCAGCCGTCCGACAGCAGCACTGCCACCACCTCGTTCGCATTGACGTGCAGGCCCATGACGGATGTCCCTTCTCGGTGGCGCGCCCGGTTCCGCCCGGCCGCGCCGACGGCCCGGCCAGGTCCTGCACCTGGCCGTCGTTCTCGAACCGCTCGGATCGATCACCTCGATCCTCGGCCACGTGATCCGGCTCTGTCTCGCACATCGGCCGGTGGGCGCCCTCGTGGCGCCCACCGGAGGCCGGG of the Kitasatospora sp. NBC_01246 genome contains:
- a CDS encoding DoxX family protein, producing MNTAYWAAAGLLALFYLYGGGLKLLRSRERLRPMMAWVDSTPMAAVRAIGAVEVLGAVGLVLPPLTGVAPWLGLAAAVGFVLLQTAATAVHLRLGDRRVALNLTLLAVAGVTACLATTWR